From one Bacillus sp. FJAT-42376 genomic stretch:
- a CDS encoding heavy metal translocating P-type ATPase translates to MSSPAKETTIGITGMTCAACASRIERGLNKMEGIEQAHVNLALERSTIKYHPNTVKLSEVAAKIRDLGYEAEGEKVSLSITGMTCAACSARIEKSLNKMDGVFEASVNFAMESAAVTYNPAEVSPEDAAARIEKLGYGAKIKDDGDASGDQRKREVQNQIGKLLFSAILTAPLLWAMVSHFSFTSFIYLPDMLMNPWVQLALATPVQFIAGWQFYRGAYLALKNKSANMDVLVALGTSAAYFYSVYLAIETLYSKDHMAELYFETSAILITLIILGKLFEARAKGRSSNAIKKLIGLQAKNASVVREGRELLIPLEEVITGDLVLVKPGEKIPVDGEILEGRTAVDESMLTGESLPSDKERGDRVFGATINKNGFIKIRASSVGKESALSQIIKVVEEAQGSKAPIQRLADQISGIFVPVVLGLAAAAFLIWIVWLSPGDLASALEKFIAVLVIACPCALGLATPTSIMAGSGRSAEFGILFKGGEHIENAHRIDTVLLDKTGTVTNGKPFLTDVRISAENEAEILSLIASAENQSEHPLAKAIADGVKERGISLRDVQEFEAIPGYGIRAVIEGQTILIGTKKLMKTKDVVISDSIPVMNELEEEGKTAMLIALNGAFAGIIAVADTMKESSPDAVKRLKDLGIRVVMITGDNEKTARAIARQAGIEEVLAEVLPEEKAAAVNKQQGEGRKVAMVGDGINDAPALAAADIGMAIGTGTDIAMEAADITLVRGDLNSIADALYMSQKTIRNIKQNLFWAFGYNVLGIPLAAAGLLAPWLAGAAMAFSSVSVILNALRLQRVKL, encoded by the coding sequence TTGAGCAGTCCGGCGAAAGAAACGACGATTGGAATAACTGGAATGACGTGTGCTGCCTGCGCGTCCCGCATTGAGAGAGGATTAAATAAAATGGAAGGGATTGAACAGGCGCATGTAAATCTTGCACTCGAACGATCAACGATTAAATATCATCCAAACACCGTGAAGCTTTCGGAAGTTGCAGCGAAAATTAGAGACTTGGGATACGAAGCAGAAGGGGAAAAAGTGAGCCTGTCCATTACAGGAATGACGTGTGCTGCCTGTTCAGCCAGGATTGAAAAAAGCTTAAACAAAATGGATGGAGTATTTGAAGCTTCAGTCAATTTTGCTATGGAGAGTGCGGCAGTCACATACAATCCTGCTGAGGTGTCTCCCGAAGACGCGGCAGCCCGGATTGAAAAACTGGGATATGGAGCAAAAATCAAGGACGATGGGGATGCGAGTGGGGACCAGCGCAAAAGAGAGGTTCAAAATCAAATAGGGAAATTACTTTTTTCCGCCATTTTGACTGCTCCTTTACTTTGGGCAATGGTCAGCCATTTCTCTTTTACTTCCTTTATTTATCTGCCTGACATGCTGATGAATCCGTGGGTTCAGCTTGCACTGGCTACTCCTGTCCAATTTATTGCAGGGTGGCAGTTTTATAGAGGGGCCTATCTTGCCCTTAAAAATAAAAGCGCGAATATGGATGTTCTCGTTGCGCTCGGAACTTCGGCAGCTTACTTTTACAGTGTATATTTGGCGATCGAAACACTCTACTCAAAAGATCATATGGCAGAACTATATTTTGAAACAAGTGCTATCCTGATCACGCTGATTATTTTAGGGAAACTTTTTGAAGCACGGGCGAAAGGAAGGTCTTCAAACGCGATAAAAAAATTAATCGGTTTGCAGGCTAAGAATGCTTCTGTCGTTCGTGAAGGACGGGAACTTCTCATACCTTTAGAAGAGGTTATCACCGGTGATCTTGTTCTAGTTAAACCAGGCGAGAAAATTCCGGTTGACGGAGAAATTCTTGAGGGGCGGACTGCTGTTGACGAATCGATGCTTACCGGTGAAAGTCTTCCTTCTGATAAAGAGAGGGGTGACCGGGTTTTCGGTGCAACCATTAATAAAAACGGTTTTATAAAAATTAGGGCAAGCAGCGTTGGGAAGGAATCAGCTTTATCACAAATCATTAAAGTGGTAGAGGAGGCCCAGGGCTCCAAAGCACCCATTCAGCGTCTTGCCGATCAGATTTCAGGGATTTTTGTTCCCGTTGTATTAGGGCTGGCTGCTGCGGCCTTTTTAATCTGGATAGTGTGGCTCAGTCCCGGGGATCTCGCTTCAGCGCTTGAGAAGTTCATTGCCGTTCTCGTTATCGCCTGTCCATGCGCACTGGGGCTTGCTACGCCGACTTCTATTATGGCAGGCTCAGGCCGCTCAGCTGAATTCGGCATTCTTTTTAAAGGCGGGGAGCATATTGAGAACGCCCACCGGATTGATACGGTGCTTTTGGATAAAACCGGTACGGTAACAAATGGAAAACCGTTTCTGACAGATGTAAGGATCTCAGCAGAAAATGAAGCGGAGATATTATCGCTCATTGCATCAGCCGAGAATCAATCCGAGCACCCTCTGGCAAAAGCGATTGCAGATGGGGTGAAAGAACGGGGAATTTCTTTAAGAGACGTACAGGAATTTGAAGCAATACCCGGGTACGGTATCCGAGCCGTTATTGAAGGCCAAACCATTCTAATCGGAACAAAGAAGCTGATGAAAACTAAGGATGTTGTTATTTCGGATTCCATTCCGGTCATGAATGAGCTGGAGGAAGAAGGGAAGACAGCCATGCTTATCGCTCTTAATGGAGCTTTTGCCGGAATAATCGCTGTTGCGGACACCATGAAAGAGTCTTCACCAGATGCGGTTAAACGGCTGAAGGACCTTGGAATCCGCGTTGTCATGATTACAGGCGACAATGAAAAAACAGCCCGAGCGATTGCGCGTCAGGCCGGAATTGAAGAGGTCTTGGCTGAAGTTTTGCCTGAAGAAAAAGCGGCCGCTGTCAACAAACAGCAGGGTGAAGGCAGAAAAGTGGCGATGGTGGGGGATGGGATCAATGATGCTCCGGCCCTTGCTGCGGCTGATATAGGAATGGCGATTGGAACTGGGACGGATATCGCGATGGAAGCCGCGGATATCACCTTAGTCCGCGGAGATTTAAACAGTATAGCCGATGCCCTCTATATGAGCCAAAAAACCATCCGGAACATTAAGCAGAATCTATTTTGGGCATTTGGATACAATGTTCTGGGAATTCCGCTTGCAGCCGCCGGATTGCTCGCGCCATGGCTTGCAGGGGCAGCCATGGCGTTCAGCTCCGTATCCGTTATATTAAACGCTTTGAGACTGCAAAGAGTAAAACTATGA